A genomic stretch from Methylophilus medardicus includes:
- the rplI gene encoding 50S ribosomal protein L9, which yields MQVILLEKVANLGSLGDVVKVKDGYGRNFLIPQGKAKRATEANKAVFAAQRAELEKQQADLLAVAQARGEKLAGFALTVTQKAGVDGRLFGSVTNMDIAEGLQAQGHEVKKADVRLPNGPLKNIGEFTVSVALHHDVVVDITVTVSPEA from the coding sequence ATGCAAGTGATTTTATTGGAAAAAGTAGCAAACCTAGGTTCTCTGGGTGACGTGGTGAAAGTCAAAGACGGTTACGGCCGTAACTTTTTGATTCCACAAGGCAAAGCGAAACGTGCCACTGAAGCAAACAAAGCAGTATTTGCTGCACAACGCGCCGAGTTGGAAAAACAACAAGCTGACTTGTTGGCCGTTGCACAAGCGCGCGGCGAAAAATTGGCTGGTTTTGCATTGACCGTTACTCAAAAAGCGGGTGTGGATGGCCGTCTGTTTGGTTCCGTGACCAACATGGACATCGCTGAAGGCCTGCAAGCGCAAGGTCATGAAGTGAAAAAAGCCGATGTGCGTCTGCCAAACGGCCCACTGAAAAACATCGGTGAGTTTACTGTGAGCGTTGCGCTGCACCACGACGTGGTTGTAGACATCACTGTCACAGTGTCACCAGAAGCTTAA
- the dnaB gene encoding replicative DNA helicase has translation MADEQLEFLKLPPHSIEAEQSVLGGLLLDNEALDKIADILASQDFYQHDHKLIYQHITKLIERNQPADIVTVAESLENSNELTTVGGVAYLGALAQNTPTAANIRRYAEIVHERYVMRQLVAVGTDIAESAYQPNGRDAQQLLDEAEAKIFQIAEGGNRKSQGFLGMQVLLPQVADRIDYLYSRDNHSDVTGIPTGFSDLDSMTSGLQGGDMVIIAGRPSMGKTAFAINIAENVALETNKAVAIFSMEMGATQLTTRMIGSIGRLDQHKMRNGNLEDEDWEKLTTALGKLNEAPIYIDEGAGLSSFDVRARARRLHRQTGELGLIVIDYLQLMTSPAGRAGENRATEISEISRSLKALAKELNVPLIAISQLNRSVDQRPDKRPVMSDLRESGAIEQDADLIMFVYRDEYYNPDSAEKGTAEIIIAKQRNGPIGRVRLTFMGAHTRFADYANASYMPDEY, from the coding sequence ATGGCAGACGAACAACTCGAATTTTTAAAACTCCCTCCACATTCTATCGAAGCCGAGCAATCCGTGCTTGGTGGCTTGTTGCTCGACAACGAGGCCTTGGACAAGATCGCCGATATTTTGGCGTCTCAGGACTTTTATCAGCATGATCACAAGCTGATCTATCAACATATTACGAAACTGATCGAGCGCAACCAGCCGGCGGATATTGTGACGGTGGCTGAATCGCTTGAGAACAGTAACGAGTTGACCACCGTTGGTGGCGTCGCCTATTTGGGCGCATTGGCTCAAAATACTCCCACCGCCGCCAATATCCGTCGCTATGCCGAAATCGTGCATGAGCGTTATGTGATGCGTCAATTGGTCGCCGTGGGGACGGATATTGCAGAGAGCGCTTATCAACCCAATGGCCGCGATGCGCAGCAATTGCTAGATGAAGCTGAAGCTAAGATTTTTCAGATTGCCGAAGGCGGCAACCGCAAAAGCCAAGGTTTCTTGGGCATGCAAGTCCTGTTGCCGCAAGTAGCCGATCGGATCGACTACCTGTACTCGCGTGACAATCATTCGGATGTGACCGGTATCCCGACCGGATTCAGTGATCTCGATTCGATGACATCGGGCTTGCAGGGCGGCGATATGGTGATTATTGCCGGACGTCCCTCAATGGGTAAAACGGCTTTTGCGATTAACATTGCCGAAAACGTCGCGCTTGAAACCAATAAAGCGGTCGCCATTTTCTCAATGGAGATGGGCGCCACACAATTAACGACCCGGATGATCGGTTCGATTGGTCGCCTTGATCAGCATAAGATGCGTAACGGTAATCTCGAAGACGAAGACTGGGAAAAACTGACCACCGCATTGGGTAAATTAAACGAAGCGCCTATTTATATCGATGAAGGCGCTGGTTTGAGCAGCTTTGATGTGCGTGCGCGTGCGCGACGTTTGCACAGACAAACAGGTGAACTCGGGCTGATCGTGATCGACTATTTACAATTGATGACTTCGCCTGCGGGCCGTGCCGGTGAAAACCGGGCGACTGAGATTTCTGAAATTTCACGTTCGTTAAAAGCACTGGCTAAAGAGTTAAATGTGCCATTGATCGCCATTTCACAGCTCAATCGAAGTGTGGATCAACGTCCAGATAAACGGCCTGTGATGAGTGATTTGCGAGAGTCGGGTGCGATTGAGCAAGATGCGGACTTGATCATGTTTGTGTATCGTGACGAGTACTACAACCCGGATAGCGCTGAAAAAGGCACTGCCGAGATCATCATCGCCAAGCAGCGTAACGGCCCGATTGGCCGCGTGCGTTTGACCTTTATGGGTGCGCATACGCGTTTTGCCGATTATGCAAATGCATCGTATATGCCTGACGAGTATTAA
- the radA gene encoding DNA repair protein RadA, whose protein sequence is MAKAKTQYTCTECGAAEPKWQGQCPSCHAWNTLVESVPETVTQSRFASLAPTAQLQKLAEVEAQEVSRQQTGIAEFDRVLGGGLVAGGVVLIGGDPGIGKSTLLLQTVCKVSQSLKAFYISGEESAQQIAMRAQRLGMDASQVDVLAEINLEKISQVLQLHHPDVVVIDSIQTVYSEALQSAPGSVAQVRECSAQLTRIAKQLGISMILVGHVTKEGSLAGPRVLEHIVDSVLYFEGDQNSSFRLIRAFKNRFGAVNELGVFAMTEKGLREVSNPSALFLSHHESPVPGSCITVTQEGTRPLLVEIQALVDTAHAPNPKRLCVGLEQNRLAMLLAVLHRHAGVACYDQDVFINAVGGVKIGEPAVDLAVLLAIVSSLKNKPLPSKLVVFGEVGLAGEVRPVQRGQERLKEAAKLGFTHAIIPKANAPKGGVAGLHIDAVDRLEQAIDILRG, encoded by the coding sequence ATGGCTAAAGCAAAAACACAATATACCTGTACCGAATGCGGCGCGGCCGAACCAAAATGGCAAGGGCAGTGCCCGAGTTGTCATGCCTGGAACACACTGGTTGAAAGTGTGCCGGAGACTGTCACACAAAGCCGGTTTGCCAGCTTGGCGCCCACCGCACAATTACAAAAGCTGGCAGAGGTCGAGGCGCAGGAAGTCTCGCGCCAACAGACGGGAATTGCCGAGTTTGACCGCGTGCTGGGTGGTGGTTTGGTCGCAGGCGGCGTGGTGCTGATCGGTGGCGATCCTGGGATTGGAAAATCCACCTTATTGCTGCAAACCGTGTGTAAGGTGTCGCAATCACTCAAAGCGTTTTATATCAGCGGTGAAGAATCTGCGCAGCAAATTGCGATGCGTGCGCAGCGTCTAGGCATGGATGCTAGCCAGGTGGATGTATTAGCCGAGATTAATCTTGAAAAGATCAGTCAGGTGTTGCAGCTGCATCACCCTGATGTGGTGGTGATCGATTCGATCCAAACCGTGTATTCAGAGGCCTTGCAATCGGCGCCCGGGTCGGTTGCACAGGTGCGCGAATGCAGCGCACAACTCACGCGGATCGCAAAACAACTTGGTATCAGTATGATTCTGGTTGGTCATGTGACCAAGGAAGGTTCCTTGGCCGGACCACGTGTGCTCGAGCACATTGTCGATAGCGTGCTCTACTTCGAGGGTGATCAGAATTCGAGTTTTCGGCTGATTCGTGCGTTTAAGAATCGCTTTGGTGCAGTCAATGAGCTGGGTGTGTTCGCGATGACTGAAAAAGGCTTGCGTGAGGTGAGTAACCCTTCCGCATTATTTTTGTCTCATCATGAGTCACCCGTGCCAGGGTCTTGTATCACCGTCACGCAAGAGGGCACCAGGCCTTTGCTGGTGGAGATTCAAGCCTTGGTGGATACGGCACATGCGCCAAATCCAAAACGACTTTGTGTCGGCCTGGAGCAGAATCGACTGGCCATGTTACTGGCGGTGCTGCATCGGCATGCCGGGGTGGCTTGCTATGACCAAGATGTATTTATCAACGCCGTAGGTGGTGTCAAAATTGGTGAGCCGGCAGTCGATTTGGCGGTGTTGCTGGCGATCGTGTCTTCACTCAAAAACAAACCCTTACCCAGCAAGCTAGTGGTATTCGGTGAGGTTGGCCTAGCGGGTGAAGTGCGCCCGGTGCAGCGTGGTCAGGAGCGATTGAAAGAAGCTGCCAAATTGGGATTTACGCATGCCATTATCCCCAAAGCCAACGCCCCCAAAGGCGGCGTTGCAGGCCTGCACATTGATGCCGTCGATCGTTTAGAACAAGCCATTGATATCTTACGCGGATAA
- the alr gene encoding alanine racemase has protein sequence MRPIVAHIHLPALAHNLAQVRRLAPHAQVMSVVKANGYGHGLLNVAQGLQATDAFAVLNVSEAIALREAGYKQPILLLEGVFAAEQLQAVDRYRLDIVVHHAAQLDWLQQAQLSVPVRVFLKLDSGMHRLGFQPAEYPSKLAQLAQCANVSEIVQMTHFANADQADGVSIPMQTVTAVMAGKPYQRSLANSAAVVQQPQTHADWVRPGIMLYGATPINDRSAASLGLKAVMILQSALIGVQEIAAGESVGYGSLFTADKPMRVGIVACGYADGYPRHAPTGTPIAVHGKQTRTLGRVSMDMLAVDITEIDEAQIGSPVELWGALVPVDAVAQAAGTIGYELLCAVTARVAFKVYG, from the coding sequence ATGCGACCCATCGTTGCCCACATTCATTTACCTGCCTTGGCGCATAACTTAGCCCAAGTCCGCCGTTTGGCACCCCATGCGCAAGTGATGTCGGTGGTGAAGGCGAATGGCTATGGACATGGCCTACTGAATGTCGCGCAAGGGCTGCAGGCAACCGATGCATTTGCAGTGTTGAATGTCTCAGAAGCGATTGCGCTACGTGAGGCCGGCTACAAGCAGCCCATTTTATTATTAGAGGGCGTGTTTGCAGCAGAACAGTTGCAAGCAGTGGATCGCTATCGCCTCGACATCGTGGTGCATCACGCCGCACAGCTGGATTGGTTACAACAAGCCCAACTTAGCGTCCCCGTGCGCGTGTTCCTCAAACTCGATAGTGGCATGCACCGCTTGGGTTTTCAGCCTGCAGAGTATCCAAGCAAACTGGCGCAATTGGCGCAATGCGCCAACGTCAGTGAAATCGTACAAATGACGCATTTTGCTAACGCTGACCAAGCAGATGGGGTGTCAATCCCCATGCAAACCGTCACTGCGGTGATGGCCGGAAAACCCTACCAACGCTCCTTAGCCAACTCAGCTGCGGTGGTGCAACAGCCGCAGACCCATGCCGATTGGGTGCGCCCCGGCATCATGTTGTATGGCGCGACCCCGATCAATGATCGGTCTGCAGCATCATTGGGCTTGAAAGCGGTGATGATCCTGCAATCCGCACTCATCGGCGTTCAAGAGATTGCAGCAGGTGAGTCGGTGGGATATGGTAGCTTGTTCACTGCCGATAAGCCTATGCGAGTGGGCATCGTCGCTTGTGGCTATGCCGATGGCTACCCACGGCATGCGCCCACTGGAACGCCAATCGCGGTGCATGGCAAGCAGACGCGCACCCTAGGTCGCGTCTCCATGGATATGTTGGCCGTCGACATTACAGAGATCGACGAGGCACAGATCGGCAGTCCGGTGGAACTGTGGGGGGCACTGGTGCCCGTCGATGCGGTCGCGCAGGCAGCCGGTACTATCGGTTATGAGTTACTGTGTGCGGTGACAGCAAGGGTGGCGTTCAAGGTTTATGGCTAA